In Fimbriimonadales bacterium, the following are encoded in one genomic region:
- a CDS encoding DUF4268 domain-containing protein: MEFGQIKKLNIREIWQHEAYNFTPWLAKNLDKLGEAVGMDLELVEQESSVGNFSLDILAKDLSTGHLVIIENQFGDTDFDHLGKMLTYAAGFDASKVIWISENVRDEHRQTIEWLNQRTDTDTQFFAIEIEVFKIDDSKPAYNFKPIVFPNEWRKSKKEGRKETPSARGEAYRAFFQSLIDELRTKHSFTKARIAQPQSWYAFPTGFSGITYAVAFSYGGRVRVELYLDMGETDENKKLFDWLYEQKQSIESELGESLDWERLDERRASRIAIYRDGSIDEVEKLDEIRAWAIQELLKFRNVFLPRLRTFKNR, encoded by the coding sequence ATGGAATTTGGACAAATCAAGAAACTCAATATCAGAGAAATTTGGCAGCATGAAGCCTACAATTTCACGCCCTGGCTCGCGAAAAATTTGGATAAACTCGGCGAAGCCGTTGGTATGGACTTAGAATTGGTTGAGCAAGAATCCAGCGTCGGTAATTTTTCCCTCGATATTCTTGCGAAAGACTTAAGCACAGGACATCTTGTTATCATTGAAAATCAATTCGGAGATACCGACTTCGACCACTTAGGAAAAATGTTGACCTATGCCGCAGGGTTTGACGCATCGAAAGTAATCTGGATTTCTGAAAACGTGCGCGATGAACATCGACAAACTATCGAGTGGTTGAATCAGCGTACCGATACTGACACGCAGTTTTTCGCCATCGAGATTGAAGTATTCAAAATTGATGATTCTAAGCCGGCTTACAACTTCAAGCCGATTGTTTTTCCCAATGAATGGCGCAAATCCAAAAAAGAAGGTCGAAAAGAAACCCCATCCGCAAGAGGGGAAGCATATCGTGCATTTTTCCAGTCGCTGATTGACGAATTAAGAACCAAGCACTCATTCACGAAAGCGAGAATAGCCCAGCCACAAAGTTGGTACGCTTTTCCAACTGGTTTTTCTGGAATAACCTATGCAGTAGCGTTTTCATACGGGGGGCGGGTGCGAGTAGAATTATATCTTGACATGGGCGAAACCGATGAAAACAAAAAATTATTCGATTGGCTTTATGAGCAAAAACAAAGCATCGAAAGCGAACTGGGAGAATCTTTAGATTGGGAAAGATTGGATGAACGTCGTGCCTCACGAATTGCAATTTATCGAGATGGCTCGATTGATGAAGTAGAAAAATTAGACGAAATCCGAGCCTGGGCGATTCAAGAATTACTCAAATTCAGAAATGTATTTTTGCCTCGTCTAAGGACGTTTAAAAACCGCTAA
- the sigH gene encoding RNA polymerase sporulation sigma factor SigH, translating into MGASERIAAFVLSDELPQLWGISDEEAVQRAKRGDERAVECLLLRYRPLIENKARTFYLLGADQEDVIQEGMIGLFKAICDFRSERRSKFRPFAELCITRQIITAIKTANRQKHIFLNGYVSLHQTLSDDSNSALVDVLTDDSCMNLEETVVNRKLPLETVPNLLSFLEAKVLKCYLEGKSYEEISLELRCGPKSIDNALQRVKKKIAQYLKD; encoded by the coding sequence GTGGGGGCAAGTGAAAGGATTGCCGCTTTCGTGTTGTCGGATGAACTCCCACAACTTTGGGGAATTTCCGACGAAGAGGCTGTTCAAAGAGCGAAGCGTGGAGACGAGCGCGCGGTGGAATGCCTTCTTTTAAGATATCGTCCCCTAATCGAAAACAAGGCACGCACTTTTTATCTTCTCGGAGCAGACCAAGAAGATGTCATCCAAGAAGGCATGATAGGTCTTTTCAAAGCGATATGTGATTTTCGGAGCGAGCGGCGTTCTAAGTTCCGTCCCTTTGCCGAACTTTGTATAACTCGTCAAATTATCACAGCCATAAAAACAGCGAATAGGCAAAAACATATTTTCTTGAATGGCTACGTATCTCTCCATCAAACGTTATCCGATGACAGCAACAGCGCTTTAGTGGATGTGCTTACCGATGATTCGTGCATGAATCTCGAAGAGACAGTCGTGAATCGAAAACTCCCTCTCGAAACTGTGCCTAATCTTTTAAGTTTCTTGGAGGCAAAAGTCTTAAAATGCTATTTAGAAGGGAAGTCGTACGAGGAAATATCCCTTGAGTTGCGATGCGGTCCGAAGAGTATCGACAATGCGCTTCAAAGGGTGAAGAAGAAAATTGCTCAATATTTGAAAGATTAA
- a CDS encoding phosphatidate cytidylyltransferase, with product MNENRVVGVTGRTFARIVTSAIGIPILTYAALANSLIPIKTVCAVLAVLCTWEFMRAEGFSKSPLTWIALGAFPIAIFLSKSEPNITWSSVACGGLILVAMGDTLWKGGEVRALIRLLLWILLPFINIVQLRAYDLPNTSNSFTITSGSMLMLFFLCLWGGDSASFFIGSKYGKRKIAPNISPQKTWEGAVANFITSLMIGILFGSIFDIGIFKGAMVGGIVGIFGQIGDFVESAWKRTRGIKDSGNLLPGHGGILDRCDSWIFSAPFVALFLSL from the coding sequence ATGAATGAAAACCGCGTCGTTGGCGTTACTGGTAGGACGTTTGCGCGCATCGTCACGTCGGCGATCGGCATACCCATACTCACGTACGCTGCTCTTGCGAATTCTTTGATCCCTATAAAGACGGTCTGTGCAGTTCTTGCCGTACTTTGCACATGGGAATTCATGCGAGCAGAGGGTTTTTCGAAAAGTCCTTTGACATGGATTGCATTGGGTGCATTTCCGATAGCGATATTTTTATCTAAGAGCGAGCCGAATATCACATGGAGTTCCGTTGCCTGCGGTGGCTTGATTTTGGTTGCCATGGGAGATACGCTATGGAAGGGGGGGGAGGTACGAGCGCTTATTCGGTTGTTATTATGGATTCTTTTGCCTTTTATCAATATCGTCCAACTTCGCGCTTACGATTTACCCAACACTTCTAATTCCTTTACGATCACGAGTGGCTCGATGCTCATGCTTTTTTTCCTATGCCTTTGGGGTGGGGACAGCGCTTCGTTCTTTATTGGGAGTAAATACGGGAAGAGGAAAATCGCTCCGAATATTTCTCCGCAGAAAACATGGGAAGGCGCTGTTGCTAATTTCATAACGTCGCTGATGATCGGAATTCTTTTTGGATCTATTTTCGACATAGGAATTTTCAAGGGCGCTATGGTGGGGGGGATTGTGGGGATTTTCGGACAGATTGGCGATTTCGTCGAAAGTGCATGGAAGAGAACGCGGGGAATTAAAGATAGTGGGAATCTCCTACCGGGTCATGGGGGGATACTCGACCGCTGCGATTCCTGGATTTTTTCTGCCCCTTTCGTCGCTTTATTTTTATCGCTGTGA
- a CDS encoding TIGR00282 family metallophosphoesterase has protein sequence MRILFLGDIVGRVGRRCVQQCLPSLKETYKPDFVLANGENAAAGIGITPELADEMLGWGIDGITLGNHAFAKKEITPYLDQTTCVIRPANFPSDAPGKGWMTLTKGDHQLGVINLCGRIFMAEYDDPFRTADRLIRDLGMTTILIDFHAEATSEKNAFAWYMSDRASAVVGTHTHVQTADERILNGRTAYITDVGMCGAQESVIGMEREKVLKRFLTLMPEKFEPASGAGIINGVVIEVAEDGTATHIERVFWKDIT, from the coding sequence GTGCGGATACTGTTTCTCGGAGATATCGTAGGAAGGGTGGGGAGGAGGTGTGTTCAGCAATGTTTGCCCTCACTAAAAGAAACTTATAAACCCGATTTCGTACTTGCCAATGGCGAGAATGCGGCTGCGGGGATCGGAATCACCCCTGAACTCGCCGATGAGATGCTCGGTTGGGGAATTGACGGCATAACTCTCGGAAATCATGCCTTCGCGAAAAAGGAAATCACCCCCTATCTCGACCAGACGACCTGCGTTATTCGCCCAGCCAATTTTCCCTCTGATGCTCCCGGAAAAGGCTGGATGACCCTAACCAAAGGAGACCACCAGTTAGGGGTAATCAATCTCTGCGGCAGGATTTTCATGGCGGAATACGATGACCCATTTCGAACTGCCGATCGTCTGATTCGTGACCTCGGAATGACGACGATTCTGATAGATTTCCATGCAGAAGCGACTTCTGAAAAAAACGCTTTCGCATGGTATATGAGCGATAGAGCCAGCGCCGTCGTAGGCACGCATACCCATGTTCAAACTGCTGACGAACGGATCTTAAATGGAAGAACCGCCTACATCACCGACGTGGGAATGTGCGGCGCACAGGAGTCCGTAATCGGCATGGAGCGCGAAAAGGTGCTCAAACGGTTCCTCACCCTTATGCCAGAAAAGTTCGAACCAGCGTCTGGCGCCGGAATCATCAATGGCGTGGTTATCGAAGTCGCTGAGGATGGAACAGCCACGCATATCGAGCGTGTGTTCTGGAAGGACATCACGTGA
- a CDS encoding response regulator transcription factor: protein MKPHEKRVLLPEKTTIAIADQHLSAELISRALEQEGYEVTTILTRPDELKAFIEKPKSHLLILDAEFLKKMEDRSGGASKKAFEKQRLLFLADKPDDLFPLLSHEHAPVVFRTQSSKVLLEAVKTIALGKQWRQPILVRKEQRRRRGIALSPRENEIADHIAKGASNRDIAQELNLSEQSIKNIVSKILKKLGLTNRVQIALWKLGLLDE from the coding sequence ATGAAACCACATGAAAAAAGGGTGCTTTTACCCGAAAAAACCACAATCGCGATAGCGGACCAGCACCTCTCGGCAGAGTTGATTTCCCGTGCCTTAGAACAGGAAGGGTACGAGGTTACGACAATCCTCACTCGCCCTGATGAATTGAAGGCTTTTATCGAAAAGCCCAAATCGCATCTTCTCATTCTCGACGCAGAGTTTTTGAAGAAGATGGAAGATCGTTCGGGGGGCGCGTCGAAAAAAGCCTTCGAGAAACAAAGGCTGCTTTTTCTTGCAGACAAGCCTGACGACCTTTTTCCACTTCTAAGCCATGAACATGCGCCCGTCGTATTCAGAACTCAAAGTTCGAAAGTTCTGTTAGAAGCTGTGAAGACGATAGCATTAGGAAAGCAATGGCGACAGCCCATTCTCGTTCGAAAAGAACAAAGACGACGCCGAGGGATTGCTCTTTCCCCGCGTGAAAACGAAATAGCAGATCATATCGCAAAAGGCGCATCGAATCGGGACATCGCTCAAGAGTTGAACCTCAGCGAACAAAGCATAAAAAACATCGTGAGTAAAATACTCAAGAAGTTGGGTTTGACGAATCGCGTTCAAATCGCGCTTTGGAAGCTGGGTTTACTCGATGAATGA
- a CDS encoding DUF512 domain-containing protein, with amino-acid sequence MSELIVPKQKGLEVCRVSENSPAARGGVLAGDVIIKVNDKPIKDVIDFRYLSSEKHVRIGLLRNGKYLLKNIERDWGEEFGIEFRFEVSDGIHTCNNKCVFCFIHQMPKGMRKSLYLMDDDYRLSFLHGNYVTLTNMSEKEFERLKSQKISPLYVSVHATDPRLRGFLLGKNEPQPILPRLNDLHSHGIDVHCQIVLCPGINDGTALEKTIQDLASLHPRMSKMRGGVLSVAIVPVGLSKYRHNLYPIRAVTYEEAQKLLKQTAKWHRRFRSELGTRFVFPSDEWFFLAKRSVPSRKWYEDFPQLEDGVGTCRLFLDEAQRGLANLARKSSKKNIEPKMRLTLITGALAGGIIEWFAEELSRWTNYDADVCVVKNHFFGEGITVAGLLTGRDIISTLRNYPPEKKARGIVLVPDIALKDEMLFLDDLTIHDVRAETGLDVRVCPSRARNFFSWYENSLKAA; translated from the coding sequence GTGTCTGAATTAATTGTCCCTAAACAAAAGGGTCTGGAAGTTTGTCGTGTTTCAGAAAATTCCCCGGCAGCAAGGGGAGGGGTTTTAGCCGGGGATGTAATTATAAAAGTCAACGACAAGCCCATAAAAGACGTCATCGATTTTCGCTACCTCTCTTCGGAAAAACATGTGCGCATCGGCCTTTTGAGAAATGGGAAGTACCTTCTAAAAAACATCGAACGAGATTGGGGGGAAGAGTTCGGTATCGAATTTCGCTTCGAGGTTTCGGATGGAATTCACACATGCAATAACAAATGTGTTTTTTGTTTTATTCACCAAATGCCCAAAGGCATGCGCAAAAGTTTATATTTGATGGACGATGATTATCGCCTTAGTTTTTTGCACGGAAATTACGTAACGCTCACGAACATGAGCGAGAAGGAATTCGAAAGATTAAAATCCCAAAAGATTTCACCCTTATACGTGAGCGTTCATGCAACGGATCCGAGATTGCGTGGTTTTTTATTAGGGAAAAACGAACCTCAGCCCATTCTTCCTCGCTTGAACGATTTGCATTCTCATGGAATCGACGTACATTGCCAGATTGTATTATGCCCAGGAATCAACGATGGAACTGCCTTAGAAAAAACGATACAAGACTTAGCGTCGCTTCATCCAAGAATGTCGAAAATGAGGGGGGGCGTTCTGAGTGTAGCGATAGTTCCGGTGGGACTGAGCAAATATCGGCATAATTTGTATCCTATCAGAGCGGTAACTTACGAAGAGGCGCAAAAATTGTTGAAGCAAACGGCAAAATGGCATAGACGTTTCCGTTCGGAATTGGGCACGAGGTTCGTTTTTCCCTCAGACGAATGGTTTTTTCTCGCAAAAAGGAGCGTGCCTTCCCGGAAATGGTACGAGGATTTTCCCCAACTCGAAGACGGCGTGGGCACGTGCAGATTGTTTTTGGATGAAGCCCAAAGAGGCCTCGCGAACTTGGCTCGTAAATCATCGAAGAAAAATATAGAACCCAAGATGCGTCTTACGTTGATCACCGGCGCTTTAGCGGGGGGGATTATCGAATGGTTCGCAGAGGAACTTTCTCGATGGACGAATTACGATGCGGATGTATGCGTGGTAAAGAATCACTTTTTCGGCGAAGGAATTACTGTTGCAGGGCTGCTAACGGGTCGTGACATCATTTCGACACTTCGAAATTACCCCCCCGAAAAGAAAGCGAGGGGAATTGTTCTTGTTCCAGATATCGCTTTGAAAGATGAGATGCTCTTTCTCGACGATTTGACGATTCATGATGTTCGTGCAGAAACCGGATTGGACGTTCGCGTCTGTCCTTCGAGAGCAAGAAATTTTTTTAGTTGGTACGAAAATTCACTAAAAGCAGCGTAA